ACTCGAATGCAGTTTTGTAGCCAAATAGTTTATCTTCATAAACTTCATACGGACCGATGGTAATTTCCACGGGGCTGTCTAAATCCATCCAGTCCATATCGCTTTGGCGGTACTGGTTAGTAAAAAAAGCCTCTGCCCGGGAACGCAGAAATGTTTTTAGCGACTCATTTTCTGTCAAGTCAGCGGCCTCACGCATAAGTTTTGCGGCCGGCTCCAGCCATTCTCTAAATGCCTCGGAATAGGGTATTGCCACCAGGCCTCCCTGTTGGCGGCGAACCAACGTGAAATCGCCTTTCAGGGTGTCCGCCTGATCCGGATGGTCGCTGATATAACTTTCAAATTCTTCTTTAGTAATATCTTCAGGATAATAACCCGCTCCTTTTGGTTTTTTCATTTCGTTGATAAACGGCGCTTCGTGCTCATCCAGGCGATCCCAGAGACCGTAGGAAATCTTAAAATATTCGTATGCTTTCTTGCCGAGATCATCGCTTCGAGACGCCAAAGCCTGGCGATATTCCGGATTTTTCTCCCAGGCCTGTCTGAGGAAAATTTCATCCATATATTTGCTCGCCTCAATGAGCTTGCTCAGTGCTTGACGCTCATTTTCCGGGAGAAGCGAAATGTCTGCTGTAATTTCTGTCGGGGCAAATTTTTCTAAAATCTCCCCAACATTTTCATGAATATCCATTTCCGGGCCTCCTCCACAACTCAAATAAAACACCGGTAAAAATAATAAAGTAGTGAAATCTTTGAACCTAGTCATTTTTTCTCCTTTGAGGTCTTGATTTTTTCAATAAATTTCGCATAGTTTGGAACACAGAGATGACATTAATCGGTTTCATTATAGTAAAAACAGCTAATAATGTCAAGGCAAATGAATGACAAAAAGTCAGTAGGTCATTTACCTGTGGTGTCATTTTTCACGAAGTCAAGAGGACATGAATTAGTGACCATTAAATGACGCGCAGCATAATGACTCTGTAACTCTGTAACTCTGTAAAACAAAGGAGGGCTAAAATGAGCCGCAAAACTTTCTCAAAGGGAAGCTATTTATTAATTACTTTCTGTCTTTTTCAATTCATCTCCTGTGCAACAAATCCAGTAACGGGTAAAAGGGAATTAAACCTTCTCAGCGAGAGTAAAGAGATCCAGTTGGGAAAAGAGGCCGACCCCAGCATCGTTGCACAGTATGGTATTTACGATGACCCCAAGATTGCAAAATTCGTAGATGAAATGGGCCAAAAGATGGCCAAAATCTCCCACCGACCCCACTTAAAATTTACCTTTCGAATCGTGGACAGTCCGATTATCAACGCTTTTGCGCTGCCTGGCGGCTACGTCTACTTCACGCGCGGTATTTTAGGATACATGAACTCCGAGGCAGAACTGGCCGGCGTTTTGGGTCACGAAATCGGACACGTTACTGCAAGGCATGGCGCCAAGGCTTACACCCGCGGGCAACTGGCGCAGATTGGTTTGGGCGTCGGAATGGTCGTTTCAGAGACTTTTCGTAATTATAGTGATTTTGCGCAATTAGGCGTTGGCTTATTATTCATGAGATTCAGCCGGGATCAGGAGCGGCAGTCGGACATGCTGGGCGTCGAATATTCAACTAAAATCGGTTACGACGCTACGAATATGTCCCACTTTTTTGGCACACTTGCAGATTTAAGGAAACAGGCCGGCGGCGGTGGGGGCGGTGCTCTGGACAGCTGGTTTTCCACTCACCCCGATCCGCAAGATCGGGAGGCCAAAACACTGGCCCTTGCCAAGGAGGCTCAAGCAAAATCCCCTTCTTCTGTTTTTAAAACCGCAAGAGAGCCTTATCTTGCCCTCATTGACGGCCTTGTATTTGGCGAAGACCCGCGACAGGGATTTGTTGAAAACG
The sequence above is a segment of the candidate division KSB1 bacterium genome. Coding sequences within it:
- a CDS encoding M48 family metalloprotease, giving the protein MSRKTFSKGSYLLITFCLFQFISCATNPVTGKRELNLLSESKEIQLGKEADPSIVAQYGIYDDPKIAKFVDEMGQKMAKISHRPHLKFTFRIVDSPIINAFALPGGYVYFTRGILGYMNSEAELAGVLGHEIGHVTARHGAKAYTRGQLAQIGLGVGMVVSETFRNYSDFAQLGVGLLFMRFSRDQERQSDMLGVEYSTKIGYDATNMSHFFGTLADLRKQAGGGGGGALDSWFSTHPDPQDREAKTLALAKEAQAKSPSSVFKTAREPYLALIDGLVFGEDPRQGFVENGTFYHPTLDFQFPVPTDWQLVNSPQAVQMGNKEQTAGIQFTLAKEASARRAADKFVADTKATVKSSDYRRLNGFTTEIREVTIAGQQGDLSVLSYFIEKAQNVFVFHGFTSTVNYEKHRRDFRYTMENFERLKNQAAKNAKPTRIKVVRVAKSSTLKDFLARYPTKKSTPEELAIINGMELTDRVRPGDRIKVLSQ